A window of the Harmonia axyridis chromosome 5, icHarAxyr1.1, whole genome shotgun sequence genome harbors these coding sequences:
- the LOC123680105 gene encoding pancreatic lipase-related protein 2-like isoform X2, with product MLYVEMFFIFSFSYIHLRYIIFLTNMGIISSIDTEDRTINKNVDMVLFSQCFEDIGCIEVTKEWYHEKHRPVNYKPLERHVIKTEFLVLGIDDSRGSDVLIAIHDFTSNGYTGWIKHLASAVLEKYSVNVISVDWEAGAEPPFDQAIANARVVALEIIVFINILLTLGSCKDDIHLIGHGVGAHIAGYVGQEINGLKKISGLDPTGPRFEFMPEIVRLHAGCAKYVEVLHTDYSISVSQGAGQFMGDADFFINNADVQPGCKEVKHHSILKLGRQELLPGQILPGCSHKRAFKYFIESIENRDCVFVGVRCANYENFLDGKCISCMSDEDEDLCITFGLLAKHNITSNSSFYLNTAADSPYCLYTYAISVELDSDKSSYTGYFEMFLTDEDNHVANLSFPDPKNKYRTYKPKSDNTYLYYASHPKLSRLKEAKVKWNKKHTLIGKFKMGKDGIPVKKIKFEPITRGSIATTLFKPDFCGESNMIPNGVYRTFKAYEIVPKLKPKRYGETTPLPKTTTTTAKVHKTMKIKQKSTTTEQPTMKKKRN from the exons ATGCTCTATGTAGAGATGTTTTTCATATTCAGTTTTTCCTATATTCACTTAagatacataatttttttaacaaatatGGGAATCATATCAAGCATTGACACTGAAGACAGAACAATAAATAAGAATGTAGATATGG TTCTATTCAGTCagtgtttcgaagatataggatGCATAGAAGTCACAAAAGAATGGTATCATGAGAAACATAGACCTGTCAATTACAAACCTTTAGAGCGTCATGTTATAAAAACGGAGTTCCTTGTATTGGGCATTGATGACAGT AGAGGCTCTGATGTTCTCATAGCCATACATGATTTCACCAGCAACGGATATACTGGATGGATCAAG CACCTTGCATCAGCTGTTCTGGAAAAGTATTCTGTTAATGTGATTTCTGTAGACTGGGAGGCAGGGGCTGAACCTCCTTTCGACCAGGCTATAGCGAATGCGAGGGTAGTTGCTCTggaaataattgttttcataAACATACTGCTG aCATTAGGATCATGCAAGGATGACATACACTTGATAGGACATGGAGTTGGAGCTCATATTGCAGGGTATGTCGGACAAGAAATAAACGGGTTGAAGAAAATTTCAG GATTGGACCCAACAGGTCCCAGATTTGAATTCATGCCAGAGATTGTTCGTTTGCATGCAGGTTGTGCAAAATACGTCGAAGTATTACACACAGACTATTCCATAA GTGTGAGTCAAGGTGCAGGACAATTCATGGGTgatgcagatttcttcataaacAACGCAGATGTACAACCAGGATGTAAAGAAGTTAAGCACCATTCGATATTGAAACTCGGAAGACAAGAACTTCTGCCTGGACAAATTTTACCCGGCTGCAGCCATAAAAGAGCTTTCAAGTATTTCATAGAGTCCATAGAAAACAGAGACTGTGTGTTTGTGGGTGTGCGTTGTGCAAATTATGAAAACTTTCTGGAT GGGAAATGTATCTCATGCATGTCTGACGAGGATGAGGATCTATGCATAACCTTCGGGCTACTTgcaaaacataacataacatcgaattcttctttttatttgaACACAGCCGCTGATAGTCCTTATTGCT TGTATACTTACGCTATATCAGTGGAACTGGATTCAGACAAGAGTAGTTACACCGGATATTTCGAGATGTTTTTGACTGATGAAGATAATCACGTGGCTAACTTGTCGTTCCCTGACCCGAA AAATAAATATCGTACTTACAAACCAAAGTCTGATAATACTTACTTGTACTACGCATCACATCCAAAGTTATCAAGACTGAAGGAAGCTAAAGTCAAATGGAACAAGAAGCATACATTGATTGGAAAATTCAAGATGGGAAAAGATGGAATACctgttaaaaaaataaaattcgaaccAATAACAAG gGGATCAATTGCAACAACACTCTTCAAACCAGATTTTTGTGGAGAATCAAATATGATACCGAACGGGGTTTACAGAACTTTCAAAGCCTACGAAATAGTTCCAAAACTAAAGCCAAAACGATATGGGGAAACAACTCCTCTTCCAAAGACTACAACAACGACGGCTAAAGTGCATAAAACTATGAAAATCAAacagaaatcaacaacaacagaGCAACCCACaatgaagaagaagagaaaTTAA
- the LOC123680105 gene encoding pancreatic lipase-related protein 2-like isoform X1, which produces MLYVEMFFIFSFSYIHLRYIIFLTNMGIISSIDTEDRTINKNVDMVLFSQCFEDIGCIEVTKEWYHEKHRPVNYKPLERHVIKTEFLVLGIDDSDTLVFEKASANAKSLNNAGFQRGSDVLIAIHDFTSNGYTGWIKHLASAVLEKYSVNVISVDWEAGAEPPFDQAIANARVVALEIIVFINILLTLGSCKDDIHLIGHGVGAHIAGYVGQEINGLKKISGLDPTGPRFEFMPEIVRLHAGCAKYVEVLHTDYSISVSQGAGQFMGDADFFINNADVQPGCKEVKHHSILKLGRQELLPGQILPGCSHKRAFKYFIESIENRDCVFVGVRCANYENFLDGKCISCMSDEDEDLCITFGLLAKHNITSNSSFYLNTAADSPYCLYTYAISVELDSDKSSYTGYFEMFLTDEDNHVANLSFPDPKNKYRTYKPKSDNTYLYYASHPKLSRLKEAKVKWNKKHTLIGKFKMGKDGIPVKKIKFEPITRGSIATTLFKPDFCGESNMIPNGVYRTFKAYEIVPKLKPKRYGETTPLPKTTTTTAKVHKTMKIKQKSTTTEQPTMKKKRN; this is translated from the exons ATGCTCTATGTAGAGATGTTTTTCATATTCAGTTTTTCCTATATTCACTTAagatacataatttttttaacaaatatGGGAATCATATCAAGCATTGACACTGAAGACAGAACAATAAATAAGAATGTAGATATGG TTCTATTCAGTCagtgtttcgaagatataggatGCATAGAAGTCACAAAAGAATGGTATCATGAGAAACATAGACCTGTCAATTACAAACCTTTAGAGCGTCATGTTATAAAAACGGAGTTCCTTGTATTGGGCATTGATGACAGT GATACTTTGGTCTTCGAGAAAGCATCTGCAAACGCAAAATCACTCAACAACGCTGGTTTTCAGAGAGGCTCTGATGTTCTCATAGCCATACATGATTTCACCAGCAACGGATATACTGGATGGATCAAG CACCTTGCATCAGCTGTTCTGGAAAAGTATTCTGTTAATGTGATTTCTGTAGACTGGGAGGCAGGGGCTGAACCTCCTTTCGACCAGGCTATAGCGAATGCGAGGGTAGTTGCTCTggaaataattgttttcataAACATACTGCTG aCATTAGGATCATGCAAGGATGACATACACTTGATAGGACATGGAGTTGGAGCTCATATTGCAGGGTATGTCGGACAAGAAATAAACGGGTTGAAGAAAATTTCAG GATTGGACCCAACAGGTCCCAGATTTGAATTCATGCCAGAGATTGTTCGTTTGCATGCAGGTTGTGCAAAATACGTCGAAGTATTACACACAGACTATTCCATAA GTGTGAGTCAAGGTGCAGGACAATTCATGGGTgatgcagatttcttcataaacAACGCAGATGTACAACCAGGATGTAAAGAAGTTAAGCACCATTCGATATTGAAACTCGGAAGACAAGAACTTCTGCCTGGACAAATTTTACCCGGCTGCAGCCATAAAAGAGCTTTCAAGTATTTCATAGAGTCCATAGAAAACAGAGACTGTGTGTTTGTGGGTGTGCGTTGTGCAAATTATGAAAACTTTCTGGAT GGGAAATGTATCTCATGCATGTCTGACGAGGATGAGGATCTATGCATAACCTTCGGGCTACTTgcaaaacataacataacatcgaattcttctttttatttgaACACAGCCGCTGATAGTCCTTATTGCT TGTATACTTACGCTATATCAGTGGAACTGGATTCAGACAAGAGTAGTTACACCGGATATTTCGAGATGTTTTTGACTGATGAAGATAATCACGTGGCTAACTTGTCGTTCCCTGACCCGAA AAATAAATATCGTACTTACAAACCAAAGTCTGATAATACTTACTTGTACTACGCATCACATCCAAAGTTATCAAGACTGAAGGAAGCTAAAGTCAAATGGAACAAGAAGCATACATTGATTGGAAAATTCAAGATGGGAAAAGATGGAATACctgttaaaaaaataaaattcgaaccAATAACAAG gGGATCAATTGCAACAACACTCTTCAAACCAGATTTTTGTGGAGAATCAAATATGATACCGAACGGGGTTTACAGAACTTTCAAAGCCTACGAAATAGTTCCAAAACTAAAGCCAAAACGATATGGGGAAACAACTCCTCTTCCAAAGACTACAACAACGACGGCTAAAGTGCATAAAACTATGAAAATCAAacagaaatcaacaacaacagaGCAACCCACaatgaagaagaagagaaaTTAA
- the LOC123680105 gene encoding pancreatic lipase-related protein 2-like isoform X3 — MLYVEMFFIFSFSYIHLRYIIFLTNMGIISSIDTEDRTINKNVDMVLFSQCFEDIGCIEVTKEWYHEKHRPVNYKPLERHVIKTEFLVLGIDDSTLGSCKDDIHLIGHGVGAHIAGYVGQEINGLKKISGLDPTGPRFEFMPEIVRLHAGCAKYVEVLHTDYSISVSQGAGQFMGDADFFINNADVQPGCKEVKHHSILKLGRQELLPGQILPGCSHKRAFKYFIESIENRDCVFVGVRCANYENFLDGKCISCMSDEDEDLCITFGLLAKHNITSNSSFYLNTAADSPYCLYTYAISVELDSDKSSYTGYFEMFLTDEDNHVANLSFPDPKNKYRTYKPKSDNTYLYYASHPKLSRLKEAKVKWNKKHTLIGKFKMGKDGIPVKKIKFEPITRGSIATTLFKPDFCGESNMIPNGVYRTFKAYEIVPKLKPKRYGETTPLPKTTTTTAKVHKTMKIKQKSTTTEQPTMKKKRN; from the exons ATGCTCTATGTAGAGATGTTTTTCATATTCAGTTTTTCCTATATTCACTTAagatacataatttttttaacaaatatGGGAATCATATCAAGCATTGACACTGAAGACAGAACAATAAATAAGAATGTAGATATGG TTCTATTCAGTCagtgtttcgaagatataggatGCATAGAAGTCACAAAAGAATGGTATCATGAGAAACATAGACCTGTCAATTACAAACCTTTAGAGCGTCATGTTATAAAAACGGAGTTCCTTGTATTGGGCATTGATGACAGT aCATTAGGATCATGCAAGGATGACATACACTTGATAGGACATGGAGTTGGAGCTCATATTGCAGGGTATGTCGGACAAGAAATAAACGGGTTGAAGAAAATTTCAG GATTGGACCCAACAGGTCCCAGATTTGAATTCATGCCAGAGATTGTTCGTTTGCATGCAGGTTGTGCAAAATACGTCGAAGTATTACACACAGACTATTCCATAA GTGTGAGTCAAGGTGCAGGACAATTCATGGGTgatgcagatttcttcataaacAACGCAGATGTACAACCAGGATGTAAAGAAGTTAAGCACCATTCGATATTGAAACTCGGAAGACAAGAACTTCTGCCTGGACAAATTTTACCCGGCTGCAGCCATAAAAGAGCTTTCAAGTATTTCATAGAGTCCATAGAAAACAGAGACTGTGTGTTTGTGGGTGTGCGTTGTGCAAATTATGAAAACTTTCTGGAT GGGAAATGTATCTCATGCATGTCTGACGAGGATGAGGATCTATGCATAACCTTCGGGCTACTTgcaaaacataacataacatcgaattcttctttttatttgaACACAGCCGCTGATAGTCCTTATTGCT TGTATACTTACGCTATATCAGTGGAACTGGATTCAGACAAGAGTAGTTACACCGGATATTTCGAGATGTTTTTGACTGATGAAGATAATCACGTGGCTAACTTGTCGTTCCCTGACCCGAA AAATAAATATCGTACTTACAAACCAAAGTCTGATAATACTTACTTGTACTACGCATCACATCCAAAGTTATCAAGACTGAAGGAAGCTAAAGTCAAATGGAACAAGAAGCATACATTGATTGGAAAATTCAAGATGGGAAAAGATGGAATACctgttaaaaaaataaaattcgaaccAATAACAAG gGGATCAATTGCAACAACACTCTTCAAACCAGATTTTTGTGGAGAATCAAATATGATACCGAACGGGGTTTACAGAACTTTCAAAGCCTACGAAATAGTTCCAAAACTAAAGCCAAAACGATATGGGGAAACAACTCCTCTTCCAAAGACTACAACAACGACGGCTAAAGTGCATAAAACTATGAAAATCAAacagaaatcaacaacaacagaGCAACCCACaatgaagaagaagagaaaTTAA
- the LOC123681317 gene encoding uncharacterized protein LOC123681317: MYPLLFGCMLVLQGVSGNYLFPAWGSSNPTPSLDETQIVNNATAPNSSKYFQTFNLRNLNPVYWFYGSSEVNKLDKLYELVECVIVNEANECRQKLQGSRKYFEKKDVNGKNSTIQHNGESSTKKIVTIKPAVQNELPVQVDGGSKVNYSSSSKNSTVTEAIENSTKTTTVQDSTEH; the protein is encoded by the exons ATGTATCCCTTATTGTTTGGTTGTATGTTGGTTCTCCAAGGAGTCAGTG GAAATTATCTATTTCCAGCATGGGGATCTTCAAACCCCACTCCTAGTCTGGATGAAACACAAATTGTTAACAATGCAACTGCACCTAACTCAAGCAAGTATTTCCAGACCTTCAACCTGAGGAATTTGAATCCTGTTTACTGGTTCTACGGTAGTTCAGAAGTTAACAAATTAGACAAACTTTATGAGTTGGTAGAATGCGTTATAGTAAACGAAGCCAACGAATGTCGACAGAAGTTACAAGGAAGCCGGAAATACTTTGAGAAGAAGGACGTCAATgggaaaaattcaacaattcagCACAATGGCGAAAGCAGTACTAAAAAAATTGTAACGATTAAACCTGCTGTCCAGAATGAGCTTCCAGTTCAAGTTGATGGAGGTTCAAAGGTTAATTATTCAAGTTCATCGAAGAATTCTACGGTAACTGAAGCAATAGAAAACAGCACAAAGACAACAACGGTGCAAGACAGCACTGAACATTAA
- the LOC123681315 gene encoding cytochrome P450 4C1-like, translating into MILPILIFVIVLIVIHKYVFRDIDESEKNFQKIPGPKGLPFLGNIQDLFCNGEDRWKRLRARALEYYPIYKMEVLNMKMVHLLDPSDVEVILGDPKFTSKGRLYEPSKFWLGEGLLVSAGEKWRKGRKLLTKTFHFGVLKNYMHIFNEQLEILNKSFESKHGEPAQLTSLLQFHSLRIICSTTVGGQVEISKKSGESLLNSLETLTKIVGIKMTIPLMNFLYKFTYLLREEREALQDYNDFAYRLIEKNDDCKDMDEDTDHPRLLKVLLQNCDSEDVKDHMKNFLFAGQDTMTTTLTFYLYVLANKPEIQDEILNEILAISVNENPTYGEITQMGLLDRFIKECLRLYSPAPFIGRTVEEDVSLPSGYTIPAGTSVFIDIFDIHRHPKLYPNPEYFDPSRFLPENCGKRHPYSFIPFSAGPRNCIAQKVAMLGIKTTICGILKKFRIEPIGSLEDIIFVPHLLLKSKHPLEVKFIPRVSL; encoded by the exons ATGATTCTACCCATCTTAATTTTTGTGATAGTTTTGATAGTCATCCATAAATATGTGTTTAGAGACATCGATGAATCAGAGAAAAATTTCCAGAAGATACCTGGTCCAAAAGGATTACCATTCTTAGGAAATATCCAGGATTTATTTTGCAATGGTG AAGACAGATGGAAAAGATTAAGAGCTAGAGCTCTTGAATATTATCCCATATATAAAATGGAAGTTCTCAATATGAAGATGGTACACTTACTTGACCCATCAGACGTAGAg GTCATCTTAGGTGATCCAAAATTTACTTCAAAAGGAAGACTTTATGAACCATCAAAATTCTGGTTAGGAGAGGGATTGTTAGTATCTGCAG GGGAAAAATGGAGGAAAGGCAGAAAGTTACTAACGAAAACTTTCCATTTTGGGGTTCTCAAAAATTACatgcatattttcaatgaacaactggaaattttaaataaatCTTTTGAATCGAAACACGGAGAACCTGCTCAACTCACTTCTCTACTCCAATTTCACTCGTTGAGAATAATTTGCT CCACCACAGTTGGGGGACAAGTCGAAATAAGCAAGAAATCCGGCGAATCATTATTGAATTCGTTAGAAACTCTGACCAAAATAGTTGGCATAAAAATGACAATACCACTCATGAATTTTCTGTATAAGTTCACTTATTTGCTAAGAGAGGAAAGAGAAGCCCTGCAAGATTACAATGACTTTGCATATCGCCTCATTGAGAAAAATGATGACTGCAAAGATATGGATGAAGATACGGATCATCCAAGGTTATTGAAAGTACTCTTACAAAATTGTGATTCGGAGGATGTAAAAGatcatatgaaaaattttcttttcgcG ggACAAGATACAATGACAACAACGCTAACTTTTTATTTGTATGTACTGGCGAACAAACCAGAAATTCAG GATGAAATTCTCAATGAAATCCTGGCTATAAGCGTGAATGAAAATCCTACCTATGGAGAAATAACACAAATGGGTCTTCTAGATCGATTCATCAAAGAGTGCTTGAGATTGTACTCACCTGCTCCTTTCATTGGTAGAACAGTAGAAGAAGATGTAAGTCTTCCAAGTGGTTATACAATACCAGCCGGAACCTCTGTTTTCATAGATATCTTTGATATACATAGGCACCCGAAACTGTATCCTAACCCAGAATATTTCGACCCTAGTAGATTTCTTCCGGAAAATTGTGGAAAGAGACATCCATATTCATTCATACCATTCAGCGCAGGTCCTAGGAATTGTATTG CACAGAAGGTTGCCATGCTAGGAATAAAAACAACTATATGcggaattttgaagaaattcagaaTTGAACCAATAGGATCACTTGAAGATATAATCTTCGTTCCTCATTTACTCTTAAAGAGTAAACATCCCTTAGAGGTGAAGTTTATACCCAGAGTGTCATTATAG
- the LOC123680923 gene encoding cytochrome P450 4C1-like — protein sequence MILPIIILVIVLLVILKYVFRDIEESEKNFQKIPGPKGVPFLGNIQDLFCNDEVRWNRLRARALKYYPIFKMKVLNQKLVHLFDPSDIEVILSNPKYISKGKFYEPTRYWLGDGLLVSAGEKWKKNRRLLTKSFHFGVLKNYMHIFNEQLENLKSSLNSNNGEPTELISVMKYHSLNIICTTLAGDQSGIEKTSKKFLSSLETLTKMVYIKMTVPLMNFLYKFTYLLKEETEAMKSYKDFARALIAKNCDSNNVDDDTDLPRLLKILSQNCDSQGVEEQMNTFLFAGQDTTTTSLTFFLYVLANKPDLQVSLEIEFVKRKMILPIIILVIVLLVILKYVFRDIEESEKNFQKIPGPKGVPFLGNIQDLFCNDEVRWNRLRARALKYYPIFKMKVLNQKLVHLFDPSDIEVILSNPKYISKGKFYEPTRYWLGDGLLVSAGEKWKKNRRLLTKSFHFGVLKNYMHIFNEQLENLKSSLNSNNGEPTELISVMKYHSLNIICTTLAGDQSGIEKTSKKFLSSLETLTKMVYIKMTVPLMNFLYKFTYLLKEETEAMKSYKDFARALIAKNCDSNNVDDDTDLPRLLKILSQNCDSQGVEEQMNTFLFAGQDTTTTSLTFFLYVLANKPDLQDEILNEILAISVNENPTYGEITQMGLLDRFIKECLRMYPPAPFIGRTINEDVGLPSGYKIPAGTFIFMNIFDIHRHPKLYPNPENFDLNRFSPENCRKRHPFSFIPFSAGPRNCIAQKFAILGIKTIICGILKNFKLEPIGSLEDMIFIPDILLKTKHPLKVKFIPRESL from the exons ATGATTCTACCCATCATAATTTTAGTGATAGTTTTATTAGTCATCCTTAAATATGTGTTCAGGGATATCGAAGAGTCGGAGAAAAATTTCCAGAAGATACCTGGTCCGAAAGGAGTTCCATTTTTGGGAAATATTCAAGATTTATTCTGCAATGATG AGGTCAGATGGAATAGATTAAGGGCTAGAGCTCTCAAATATTATCccatattcaaaatgaaggttCTCAATCAGAAGTTGGTACATTTATTTGATCCATCAGACATAGAG GTCATTTTAAGTAATCCCAAATATATTTCGAaaggaaaattttatgaacCAACCAGATATTGGTTGGGAGATGGATTATTAGTATCTGCAG GGGAGAAGTGGAAGAAAAACAGAAGATTACTTACAAAAAGTTTCCATTTTGGTgttctgaaaaattacatgcatatcttcaatgaacaattggaaaatttgaagagttCCTTGAATTCGAACAATGGAGAACCTACTGAACTCATTTCTGTAATGAAATACCACTCTTTGAATATAATTTGCA CAACTTTAGCTGGAGATCAATCTGGTATAGAAAAAACATCAAAGAAGTTCTTGAGTTCTTTAGAAACTCTAACCAAGATGGTTTATATAAAAATGACTGTACCACTAATGAATTTCCTGTACAAGTTCACATACTTGCTCAAAGAAGAGACAGAAGCCATGAAGAGTTACAAAGACTTCGCACGTGCTCTCATTGCAAAAAATTGCGACTCGAATAATGTAGACGACGATACCGACCTTCCAAggttattgaaaatactttcacAAAATTGTGATTCTCAGGGTGTGGAAGAGCAAATGAATACCTTTTTATTTGCT GGACAAGATACAACAACAACATCGTTAACTTTCTTCCTTTACGTACTAGCGAACAAGCCAGATTTACAGGTGAGTTTAGAAATTGAGTT TGTGAAGAGAAAGATGATTCTACCCATCATAATTTTAGTGATAGTTTTATTAGTCATCCTTAAATATGTGTTCAGGGATATCGAAGAGTCGGAGAAAAATTTCCAGAAGATACCTGGTCCGAAAGGAGTTCCATTTTTGGGAAATATTCAAGATTTATTCTGCAATGATG AGGTCAGATGGAATAGATTAAGGGCTAGAGCTCTCAAATATTATCccatattcaaaatgaaggttCTCAATCAGAAGTTGGTACATTTATTTGATCCATCAGACATAGAG GTCATTTTAAGTAATCCCAAATATATTTCGAaaggaaaattttatgaacCAACCAGATATTGGTTGGGAGATGGATTATTAGTATCTGCAG GGGAGAAGTGGAAGAAAAACAGAAGATTACTTACAAAAAGTTTCCATTTTGGTgttctgaaaaattacatgcatatcttcaatgaacaattggaaaatttgaagagttCCTTGAATTCGAACAATGGAGAACCTACTGAACTCATTTCTGTAATGAAATACCACTCTTTGAATATAATTTGCA CAACTTTAGCTGGAGATCAATCTGGTATAGAAAAAACATCAAAGAAGTTCTTGAGTTCTTTAGAAACTCTAACCAAGATGGTTTATATAAAAATGACTGTACCACTAATGAATTTCCTGTACAAGTTCACATACTTGCTCAAAGAAGAGACAGAAGCCATGAAGAGTTACAAAGACTTCGCACGTGCTCTCATTGCAAAAAATTGCGACTCGAATAATGTAGACGACGATACCGACCTTCCAAggttattgaaaatactttcacAAAATTGTGATTCTCAGGGTGTGGAAGAGCAAATGAATACCTTTTTATTTGCT GGACAAGATACAACAACAACATCGTTAACTTTTTTTCTTTACGTACTAGCGAACAAGCCAGATTTACAG GATGAAATTCTCAATGAAATCCTGGCTATAAGCGTGAATGAAAATCCTACCTATGGAGAAATAACACAAATGGGTCTTCTAGATCGATTTATCAAGGAGTGCTTGAGAATGTATCCACCTGCTCCTTTCATTGGTAGAACCATAAATGAAGATGTAGGTCTTCCAAGTGGTTATAAAATACCAGCAGGAAcctttattttcatgaatatcttTGATATACATAGACACCCGAAACTGTACCCTAACCCAGAAAATTTCGACCTGAATAGATTTTCTCCGGAAAATTGTAGAAAAAGACATCCATTTTCATTCATACCCTTCAGCGCTGGTCCTAGGAATTGCATTG CCCAGAAGTTTGCCATTCTAGGAATAAAAACCATTATATGCGGAATTCTGAAGAACTTCAAACTTGAACCAATTGGATCACTCGAAGATATGATCTTTATTCCTGATATTCTGTTGAAGACCAAACATCCCTTGAAGGTTAAGTTTATACCTAGAGAGTCATTATAG
- the LOC123681316 gene encoding cytochrome P450 4c21-like: MILPILILVIFLLVILKYVFKDIDESEKIFQKIPGPKGFPFFGNIQDLFCNDEVRWNRLRARALKYYPIFKMEVLNQKMVHLFDPSDIQVILSNPKYISKGIFYEPMRYWLGDGLLVSAGEKWKKNRRLLTKSFHFGVLKNYMHIFNELSENLKSCLNSNNGEPTELISVMEYHSLNIICTTLAGDQFGIEKTSKKFLSSLETLTRMVYIKMTVPLMNFLYKFTYLLKEETEAMKSYKDFARALIEKNRDSNDVDDDTDLPRLLKILSRNFDSQGVEEQMNTFLFAVSEKFKIHSF, from the exons ATGATTCTACCCATCttaattttagtgatatttttgttagTCATCCTTAAATATGTGTTCAAGGATATCGATGAGTCagagaaaattttccagaaGATTCCTGGTCCGAAAGGATTTccattttttggaaatatccaGGATTTATTCTGCAATGATG AGGTCAGATGGAATAGATTAAGGGCTAGAGCTCTCAAATATTATCCCATATTCAAAATGGAGGTTCTCAATCAAAAGATGGTTCATTTATTTGATCCATCAGACATACAG GTCATTTTAAGTAATCCCAAATATATTTCGAAAGGAATATTTTATGAACCAATGAGATATTGGTTGGGAGATGGATTATTAGTATCTGCAG GGGAAAAGTGGAAGAAAAACAGAAGATTACTTACAAAAAGTTTCCATTTTGGTgttctgaaaaattacatgcATATCTTCAATGAACTATCggaaaatttgaagagttgcTTGAATTCGAACAATGGAGAACCTACTGAACTCATTTCTGTTATGGAATACCACTCTTTGAATATAATTTGTA CAACTTTAGCTGGAGATCAATTTGGTATAGAAAAAACATCAAAGAAGTTCTTGAGTTCTTTAGAAACTCTAACCAGGATGGTTTATATAAAAATGACTGTACCACTTATGAATTTCCTGTATAAGTTCACATATTTGCTCAAAGAAGAGACAGAAGCCATGAAGAGTTACAAAGACTTCGCACGTgctctcattgaaaaaaatcgcGACTCGAATGATGTAGACGACGATACCGACCTTCCAAggttattgaaaatactttcacGAAATTTTGATTCTCAGGGTGTGGAAGAGCAaatgaatacatttttatttGCTGTgagtgaaaaattcaaaattcactcCTTCTGA